Proteins from a genomic interval of Kribbella aluminosa:
- a CDS encoding ParA family protein translates to MIIVTAALKGGVGKTTTSVYLAALASSNRRTATLVDADPQGSAADWIAESADEHLSRIDIAEAPTERLLNKALDKVPPEGIGIVDMPPSHERLLNKALERARIVVIPTRIGGVETPRVKAVLDLVPDDVPAGLVICSARTYTRSYQEAMQQYAAENIPVWGTIPERVSITAGPTGPLAPDGLESYKKVWRKILAAART, encoded by the coding sequence ATGATCATCGTGACAGCTGCACTGAAGGGCGGGGTCGGCAAGACAACCACGTCGGTGTACTTGGCCGCGCTGGCATCTTCCAACCGTCGCACAGCCACCCTGGTCGACGCGGATCCGCAAGGCAGCGCTGCGGACTGGATCGCGGAGTCCGCCGACGAACACCTCTCCAGGATCGACATCGCGGAGGCCCCGACCGAGCGTCTGCTGAACAAGGCGCTGGACAAGGTCCCACCGGAGGGCATCGGCATCGTCGACATGCCGCCGTCCCACGAGCGGCTGCTGAACAAGGCCCTCGAACGCGCCCGGATCGTGGTCATCCCGACCCGCATCGGCGGTGTCGAGACCCCGCGGGTGAAGGCCGTTCTCGACCTCGTACCGGACGACGTGCCGGCCGGTCTGGTGATCTGCTCGGCGCGCACGTACACGCGCTCGTACCAGGAGGCGATGCAGCAGTACGCCGCCGAGAACATCCCGGTCTGGGGCACCATCCCGGAGCGCGTCTCGATCACCGCCGGCCCGACCGGCCCGCTTGCCCCCGACGGCCTCGAGTCCTACAAGAAGGTCTGGCGCAAAATCCTCGCCGCTGCTCGTACCTAA
- a CDS encoding ROK family transcriptional regulator → MPLRPHRPLPLATPAGIEVLTKILTQGPIPRVQIARRTGLSQAAVTKAVAPLIESGFVTDAPAGDEGQVGIGRPVSPLTVVPSSVSVIGVKVTPTSLIGVTTDFTAGILNVRHEELDSTDPEVVIDRLAEHVKALISALKTGTAMAGPLAGIGIAVSGDVDATHGVVRDSPLMGWRGVQVAKLLGKRIRVPILVSNDVRALTVAEHWFGAGVNADSFAVVTIGSGIGCGLYINGEVVSGAYGVSGELGHLPLAPGELVCTCGRRGCVETVASSDAILARTREQTGRPELDLAGAIELAHDGNQQAREAFDRAGEVIGAALAAMVNLVGPELVMIAGEGVAEYDLYEERMRRAFAEHAFGAAGDCRLTLRSHTFDDWARGAAATVIRSYVRGEPPLQR, encoded by the coding sequence GTGCCGCTGCGTCCTCATCGTCCGCTTCCCCTGGCCACGCCGGCGGGAATCGAGGTGCTGACCAAGATCCTGACCCAGGGGCCGATCCCGCGGGTGCAGATCGCGCGCCGGACCGGGCTGTCGCAGGCGGCGGTGACGAAGGCGGTCGCGCCGCTGATCGAGTCCGGGTTCGTCACCGATGCCCCGGCGGGCGACGAGGGTCAGGTCGGCATCGGGCGGCCGGTCAGCCCGCTGACCGTCGTACCGAGCAGCGTGTCGGTGATCGGCGTCAAGGTCACGCCGACCAGCCTGATCGGGGTCACCACCGACTTCACCGCCGGGATCCTGAACGTACGGCACGAGGAGCTGGACAGTACCGATCCGGAGGTGGTGATCGACCGCCTCGCGGAGCACGTGAAGGCGCTGATCAGCGCGCTCAAGACCGGTACCGCGATGGCCGGCCCGCTGGCCGGGATCGGCATCGCGGTCTCGGGTGATGTCGACGCGACGCACGGCGTGGTCCGGGACTCGCCGCTGATGGGCTGGCGGGGCGTCCAGGTCGCGAAGCTGCTCGGCAAGCGCATCCGGGTGCCGATCCTGGTGTCGAACGACGTCCGCGCGCTGACCGTCGCCGAGCACTGGTTCGGCGCCGGGGTGAACGCGGACTCGTTCGCGGTGGTGACGATCGGCTCCGGCATCGGGTGCGGGCTGTACATCAACGGCGAGGTGGTCTCCGGCGCGTACGGCGTATCCGGCGAGCTCGGCCATCTGCCGCTGGCGCCGGGCGAGCTGGTGTGTACCTGCGGGCGGCGGGGGTGTGTCGAGACGGTCGCGTCGTCGGACGCGATCCTGGCCCGGACGCGGGAGCAGACCGGACGCCCGGAGCTGGATCTGGCCGGGGCGATCGAGCTGGCGCACGACGGGAACCAGCAGGCTCGGGAGGCGTTCGACCGAGCCGGTGAGGTGATCGGGGCCGCGCTGGCCGCGATGGTGAACCTGGTCGGGCCCGAGCTCGTGATGATCGCCGGCGAGGGCGTCGCGGAGTACGACCTGTACGAGGAACGGATGCGGCGCGCGTTCGCGGAGCACGCGTTCGGGGCCGCCGGGGACTGCCGGCTGACGCTCCGTTCGCACACCTTCGACGACTGGGCCCGCGGCGCGGCGGCCACCGTGATCCGCTCCTACGTCCGAGGCGAACCGCCGCTCCAGCGTTAG
- a CDS encoding oxygenase MpaB family protein: protein MAATFSSQLNPLRDSLARMILTKVAGPDPQAERDRVHSTPGPRWFAPDRPIRRVHGDASMFAGGLRALLLQSLHPLAMAAVAAHSGYRGDPWGRLRRTSYFLAITTYGAIPDAEEAIAHVRAVHERVRGTSPDGVKYRASDPHLLKWVHVAEVDSFLAAHQRYGAHPLTAHEQDQYVEDAALVAAKLGVIDPPTTLAEVRRLLKEYQPELRGTTEARQAARFILIHPPVPWAARPAYGVLTAASVGLLPWWTRLPLRLPYLPLAEQTVVRAAGDGLTKTIRWALTSPTLAETGA, encoded by the coding sequence ATGGCCGCCACCTTCTCTTCCCAGCTGAACCCGCTGCGGGACAGCCTGGCGCGGATGATCCTGACGAAGGTTGCGGGGCCGGACCCACAGGCTGAGCGGGATCGGGTGCACAGCACCCCCGGTCCGCGGTGGTTCGCGCCGGACCGGCCGATCCGCCGGGTGCACGGTGACGCATCGATGTTCGCCGGGGGTCTGCGGGCGCTCCTGCTGCAGTCGCTGCACCCGCTGGCGATGGCCGCGGTCGCGGCGCATTCCGGGTACCGGGGCGATCCGTGGGGACGGCTACGGCGGACCAGCTACTTCCTGGCGATCACGACGTACGGCGCGATCCCGGACGCGGAAGAGGCGATCGCCCACGTCAGGGCGGTGCACGAGCGGGTCCGGGGTACCAGTCCGGACGGGGTGAAGTACCGGGCGTCGGACCCGCACCTGCTCAAGTGGGTGCATGTGGCGGAGGTGGACAGCTTCCTCGCGGCGCACCAGCGGTACGGCGCGCACCCGCTGACCGCTCACGAGCAGGACCAGTACGTCGAGGACGCGGCGCTCGTCGCGGCCAAGCTGGGCGTGATCGACCCGCCCACCACGCTCGCCGAGGTACGCCGGCTGCTGAAGGAGTACCAGCCCGAGCTCCGCGGCACGACGGAAGCACGTCAGGCGGCCCGCTTCATCCTGATACACCCGCCCGTTCCGTGGGCCGCGCGCCCGGCGTACGGCGTACTGACGGCGGCTTCCGTCGGACTGCTCCCGTGGTGGACACGGCTCCCGCTGCGGCTCCCGTACCTCCCGCTGGCCGAGCAGACCGTCGTACGAGCTGCCGGGGACGGGCTCACCAAGACGATCCGCTGGGCGCTGACGTCACCAACACTGGCAGAAACCGGCGCTTAG
- a CDS encoding GNAT family N-acetyltransferase — MELSGQLTVLREFRTSDLDDYLAIAGDDRVTTWMAFDSYDRTKAEQNLAGIVHRSAQEDRPDYMLAVTRPDEDRVIGFGRIAPSGPWTAKLGYAIGADHWGHGYATDAARTLLGFAFGSLGRHRVTAAIGPENEASIAVVKRIGFSYEGQLRDHVFTNGVWRDSRLYSLLEHEYAD, encoded by the coding sequence ATGGAGCTCAGCGGACAGCTGACCGTACTGCGCGAATTCCGGACCTCCGACCTCGACGACTACCTGGCCATCGCCGGTGATGACCGGGTCACGACCTGGATGGCGTTCGACAGCTACGACCGGACCAAGGCCGAGCAGAACCTGGCCGGCATCGTGCACCGGTCGGCGCAGGAGGACCGGCCCGACTACATGCTCGCGGTCACCCGGCCGGACGAGGATCGGGTGATCGGGTTCGGCCGGATCGCGCCGAGCGGGCCCTGGACGGCCAAGCTCGGCTACGCGATCGGCGCCGACCACTGGGGCCACGGGTACGCGACCGACGCGGCCCGGACGCTCCTGGGGTTCGCCTTCGGCTCGCTCGGCCGGCACCGGGTGACCGCCGCGATCGGGCCGGAGAACGAGGCCTCGATCGCGGTGGTGAAGCGGATCGGTTTCAGCTACGAGGGCCAGCTGCGCGACCATGTGTTCACCAACGGCGTCTGGCGCGATTCCCGGCTCTACTCGCTGCTGGAGCACGAGTACGCCGACTGA
- a CDS encoding XRE family transcriptional regulator, producing MAGRYAPKTVLAHLIQRRNQTYSEIVAEFVELGGTITERHLRRLASGERAGTTPQTRRTLQRLFGKPVEELLSPYVAEPAAQVVPAPAASGRITTGNEMEVLDMAASRARAFALAAQSGLGSEAMEQVYDDVRHAAQAYPQRPLPEILGQLVETQDLVFGLLESRQRPENHRQLYFLAGVTGGLLAKASHDLGNPHAALTQARTAFMCADNADHHGLRAWVRGLQSLVSYWAGNPHDSVRYAQLGAGYAEQANSTTSVWLPVSEARAWAALGNPEATRAALERAEEAWNSVHNDDLDDMGGLCTFGRNRQLYYAADALAQLPGEVEQAQRYSSQAVDAYTDQNHPEWAFGDAAGSHAAMAITRIASGELDGAADALAPVLTLPTERRINGVVHSARRVHQALRQSGRADDARELQEEIESFTRTPMQSFPR from the coding sequence ATGGCGGGTAGGTACGCGCCAAAGACGGTCCTGGCGCACCTGATCCAGCGCCGGAACCAGACCTACTCCGAGATCGTCGCCGAGTTCGTCGAGCTGGGTGGAACCATCACCGAGCGGCACCTGCGGCGGCTCGCATCGGGCGAGCGCGCAGGGACCACTCCTCAGACCCGGCGCACCCTGCAACGCCTGTTCGGCAAGCCCGTCGAGGAACTCCTCTCGCCGTACGTCGCCGAACCGGCCGCCCAGGTGGTGCCGGCACCTGCCGCGAGTGGACGGATCACGACAGGTAACGAGATGGAGGTTCTCGACATGGCTGCCAGCCGAGCAAGGGCGTTCGCCCTTGCGGCCCAGTCCGGTCTCGGAAGCGAGGCCATGGAACAGGTGTACGACGACGTACGCCACGCCGCCCAGGCGTACCCACAGCGCCCATTGCCGGAGATCCTCGGCCAGCTGGTCGAGACCCAGGACCTGGTGTTCGGCCTGCTCGAGAGCCGGCAACGCCCGGAGAACCACCGTCAGCTCTACTTCCTGGCCGGTGTCACCGGCGGGCTGCTCGCCAAAGCCTCCCACGACCTCGGTAACCCGCACGCCGCGCTCACCCAGGCGCGGACCGCGTTCATGTGTGCCGACAACGCCGACCACCACGGGCTCCGCGCCTGGGTGCGCGGACTGCAGTCGCTGGTCTCCTACTGGGCCGGCAACCCGCACGACTCGGTGCGCTACGCCCAGCTCGGCGCCGGCTATGCCGAGCAGGCGAACAGCACCACCAGCGTCTGGCTACCGGTCAGTGAGGCCCGCGCCTGGGCCGCGCTCGGCAACCCGGAGGCCACTCGCGCCGCGCTCGAGCGCGCCGAAGAGGCGTGGAACTCGGTGCACAACGACGACCTGGACGACATGGGCGGCCTCTGCACCTTCGGCCGCAACCGCCAGCTGTACTACGCCGCCGACGCGCTGGCGCAGCTGCCGGGAGAGGTCGAGCAGGCCCAGCGGTACTCCAGCCAGGCCGTCGACGCCTACACCGACCAGAACCACCCCGAGTGGGCCTTCGGCGACGCCGCCGGGAGCCACGCCGCGATGGCGATCACCCGGATCGCGAGCGGCGAGCTGGACGGTGCCGCGGACGCACTGGCCCCGGTGCTGACGCTACCGACCGAACGCCGGATCAACGGTGTCGTGCACTCGGCCCGCCGCGTCCACCAGGCGCTGCGGCAGTCCGGTCGCGCGGACGACGCCAGGGAGCTCCAGGAGGAGATCGAGTCGTTCACCCGGACGCCGATGCAGTCCTTCCCCCGGTAG
- a CDS encoding GNAT family N-acetyltransferase: protein MRAVDCVGALIRDEQHRVYLQRRTAERRLLPGIWDIVGGHLEPGETPEEALVREVEEETGWKVRDIVWTMADWEWEWEGRVRREVDYLVTVDGDLTRPRLEAGKHDKSAWAGPDDLDLLMVNRTDGDRRLRDLVAHAVRTRFTDRLRLEPITGPNGVLTGHAADLERLFTDPWVARWYDGSLSPDEAAVRVAEHQAGWERDAVGKWLAYDRVTGELAGRGGLSRMPADSPTASAIATLVGPEWAADRLELGWALVESARGRGLATELGRAGLDYAFSTLRASSVIAFTERANTASQAVMKRLGLQYAGEIHAEGWSPDASVVQPDAPFTVYLANHAVRAQEVDEVVDDAVRWAADQADIRGVAMVGSWARDTARMTSDLDVVVLTDVPERYLGNEDWLGVFGAVAVVRRQRWGPHLTEVRVCTGPEADI from the coding sequence ATGCGTGCTGTCGACTGTGTTGGGGCCTTGATCCGGGACGAGCAGCATCGCGTCTACCTGCAGCGGCGTACGGCGGAGCGGCGGTTGTTGCCGGGGATCTGGGACATCGTCGGGGGGCATCTCGAACCGGGGGAGACGCCCGAGGAGGCACTCGTCCGGGAGGTCGAGGAGGAGACCGGGTGGAAGGTCCGGGACATCGTCTGGACCATGGCGGACTGGGAATGGGAGTGGGAAGGGCGGGTACGCCGGGAGGTCGACTACCTGGTCACCGTCGACGGTGACCTCACCCGCCCACGGCTCGAAGCCGGTAAGCACGACAAGTCCGCCTGGGCCGGCCCGGACGACCTGGACCTGCTGATGGTCAACCGCACCGACGGCGACCGCCGGCTGCGGGACCTGGTGGCGCACGCGGTCCGGACCCGCTTCACCGACCGCCTCCGCCTGGAACCGATCACCGGACCCAACGGGGTCCTGACCGGACATGCGGCGGACCTGGAACGCCTCTTCACGGACCCGTGGGTGGCGCGCTGGTACGACGGCTCGCTGTCGCCGGACGAAGCCGCCGTACGCGTCGCCGAACACCAGGCCGGGTGGGAACGCGACGCCGTCGGCAAGTGGCTCGCGTACGACCGGGTCACCGGCGAGCTGGCCGGCCGCGGCGGGCTGTCCCGGATGCCCGCCGATTCCCCGACTGCCTCAGCGATCGCCACACTGGTCGGACCGGAGTGGGCCGCCGACCGCCTCGAACTCGGCTGGGCCCTCGTCGAATCGGCCCGCGGCCGCGGACTCGCGACGGAGCTCGGCCGGGCCGGGCTGGACTACGCGTTCAGCACCCTGCGGGCGTCGTCGGTGATTGCCTTCACTGAGAGGGCCAACACCGCGTCCCAGGCAGTGATGAAGCGCCTCGGCCTGCAGTACGCCGGCGAGATCCACGCCGAAGGCTGGTCACCCGACGCCTCCGTGGTGCAGCCGGACGCGCCCTTCACCGTCTACCTCGCCAACCACGCGGTCCGTGCGCAGGAGGTCGACGAGGTGGTGGACGACGCCGTGCGGTGGGCCGCGGACCAGGCGGACATCCGCGGGGTCGCGATGGTCGGGTCGTGGGCGCGTGACACCGCCCGGATGACGTCCGACCTGGACGTCGTCGTGCTGACCGACGTACCGGAGCGGTACCTCGGGAACGAGGACTGGCTCGGGGTGTTCGGCGCCGTGGCCGTCGTACGGCGGCAGCGGTGGGGACCACACCTGACCGAGGTCCGGGTCTGCACCGGACCGGAAGCAGACATCTGA
- a CDS encoding MFS transporter encodes MTTERIDRTGVGLRSERGPILLAVMLSVGLVAIDATILATAVPSVVADLGGFTQFPWLFSIYLLAQAVSVPIYGKLADQRGRKPMMLLGVGLFLLGSVLCGFAWSMPALIAFRLVQGLGAGAIQPIGMTIIGDIYTVAERAKVQGYVASVWGISSFVGPTLGGVFSDYISWRWIFFVNIPLGIAAAWVLVRRFEEKVADKTGHTIDYAGAVLLAAGGSLLLLGLLEGGVMWGWGSARSIVILAAAVVLLIAFVLVERRAAEPILPLWVLGQRVLNSANSAALLIGLLMIGLSTYVPLFAQSVLGTSALVAGFTLAAMTLGWPIAASFAGRIYLRVGFRTTMLMGALIVVLGSGILLTVGTTSSVLHLALACFVIGIGLGFSASPSVVAAQSSVEWQTRGVVTGANMFARSVGSAVGVAVFGAVANGVVAARLGGNHTDLEKVPAGVLAPAVHDVYYGAAAAALLLVIAVSFMPNRVTERPLR; translated from the coding sequence ATGACTACTGAGCGGATCGACCGAACGGGTGTGGGGCTTCGGTCGGAACGCGGCCCGATCCTGCTCGCGGTGATGTTGAGCGTCGGCCTGGTCGCGATCGACGCGACGATCCTGGCCACCGCCGTACCGTCCGTGGTCGCCGACCTGGGCGGCTTCACCCAGTTCCCCTGGCTGTTCTCGATCTACCTGCTGGCCCAGGCGGTGTCGGTGCCGATCTACGGCAAGCTCGCCGACCAGCGCGGGCGGAAGCCGATGATGCTGCTCGGGGTCGGGCTGTTCCTGCTCGGGTCGGTGCTCTGCGGGTTCGCCTGGAGCATGCCGGCGCTGATCGCGTTCCGGCTGGTCCAGGGGCTCGGCGCGGGTGCCATCCAGCCGATCGGGATGACGATCATCGGCGACATCTACACGGTCGCGGAGCGCGCCAAGGTGCAGGGGTACGTCGCCAGCGTCTGGGGGATCTCGTCGTTCGTCGGGCCGACCCTCGGCGGCGTGTTCTCGGACTACATCTCCTGGCGGTGGATCTTCTTCGTGAACATCCCGCTCGGGATCGCGGCCGCCTGGGTGCTGGTCCGCCGGTTCGAGGAGAAGGTCGCGGACAAGACGGGCCACACGATCGACTACGCCGGCGCCGTGCTGCTCGCGGCCGGCGGTTCGCTGCTGCTGCTCGGGCTGCTCGAGGGCGGCGTGATGTGGGGCTGGGGTTCGGCGCGGAGCATCGTGATCCTGGCCGCGGCCGTCGTACTGCTGATCGCGTTCGTCCTCGTCGAACGCCGCGCCGCCGAGCCGATCCTGCCGCTGTGGGTGCTCGGGCAGCGGGTGCTGAACTCGGCGAACTCGGCGGCGTTGCTGATCGGCCTGCTGATGATCGGCCTGTCGACGTACGTGCCGCTGTTCGCGCAGAGCGTCCTCGGTACGTCGGCGCTGGTCGCCGGGTTCACGCTCGCCGCGATGACGCTCGGGTGGCCGATCGCGGCGTCGTTCGCGGGCCGGATCTACCTGCGGGTCGGGTTCCGGACGACGATGCTGATGGGCGCGCTGATCGTCGTTCTCGGCTCCGGAATCCTGCTCACGGTCGGCACCACGAGCTCCGTACTGCACCTCGCGCTCGCATGCTTCGTGATCGGGATCGGTCTCGGGTTCTCCGCGTCACCGTCGGTCGTGGCCGCGCAGTCGTCGGTCGAGTGGCAGACGCGGGGCGTGGTGACCGGCGCGAACATGTTCGCCCGCTCGGTCGGCAGCGCGGTCGGGGTCGCGGTCTTCGGCGCCGTCGCGAACGGCGTCGTCGCCGCCCGCCTCGGCGGTAACCACACCGACCTCGAGAAGGTCCCCGCCGGCGTCCTCGCTCCCGCGGTCCACGACGTCTACTACGGTGCCGCCGCAGCCGCCCTCCTCCTGGTGATCGCCGTCAGCTTCATGCCCAACCGCGTCACGGAACGCCCACTGCGCTAG
- a CDS encoding AraC family transcriptional regulator yields MCGPVRTGWRAGRRGACRARRRPTVRRARSRRWSSRQRPASTGHRPIQAGGGIDPHWHDRHQIVYAGRGVLAVTTDAGTWAAPATTAIWIPARTLHQHRAYGETTLHTIGLTENPLELDAPTAPSVTPLLRELILTYTSAEEWESPRAQAGEAAPSARLSDAAARVARATCREHGESAERLRLVLLDQLRGSAERPTYLPAGRDPRLVAVCELLRKDPADSRTFAELGRVVGASERTLSRLFKRELGMTFPRGGFSSGCRGR; encoded by the coding sequence GTGTGCGGACCCGTCCGTACCGGGTGGCGAGCCGGCCGCCGAGGAGCGTGCCGAGCGCGCCGGAGGCCAACAGTACGAAGAGCGCGGTCCCGCCGGTGGTCGTCCCGCCAACGTCCCGCCAGCACCGGCCACCGACCGATCCAGGCCGGCGGCGGCATCGACCCGCACTGGCACGACCGCCACCAGATCGTGTACGCCGGCCGCGGCGTCCTGGCGGTCACCACCGACGCGGGCACCTGGGCAGCTCCCGCCACCACGGCGATCTGGATCCCCGCCCGCACCCTCCACCAACACCGCGCATACGGCGAAACCACGCTCCACACGATCGGCCTCACCGAAAACCCGCTCGAACTGGACGCCCCCACAGCCCCTTCCGTCACTCCGCTCCTCCGCGAACTGATCCTCACCTACACCTCGGCTGAAGAGTGGGAGTCGCCCCGCGCGCAGGCCGGGGAGGCGGCGCCCTCCGCTCGACTATCCGACGCAGCTGCTCGCGTCGCTCGCGCCACCTGTCGTGAGCACGGGGAGTCTGCGGAGCGGTTGCGGTTGGTGCTGCTGGATCAGTTGCGGGGGTCGGCTGAGCGGCCTACTTATCTGCCGGCCGGGCGTGATCCACGGCTGGTCGCGGTGTGCGAGTTGTTGCGGAAGGATCCGGCCGACTCCAGGACGTTCGCAGAGCTGGGGCGGGTGGTGGGGGCCAGTGAGCGGACGTTGAGTCGGCTGTTCAAGCGCGAGCTGGGGATGACGTTTCCGCGTGGCGGGTTCAGCTCAGGTTGCAGGGGGCGTTGA
- a CDS encoding helix-turn-helix domain-containing protein: MQGALIRLAEGESVTRVAHRTGWSSTSAFIDSFRRAFGHTPGARRA; the protein is encoded by the coding sequence TTGCAGGGGGCGTTGATCCGGCTGGCGGAAGGGGAGTCGGTGACTCGGGTGGCGCACCGGACAGGGTGGTCGTCGACGAGTGCGTTCATCGACAGCTTTCGGCGCGCCTTCGGTCACACACCCGGAGCGCGCAGGGCCTGA
- a CDS encoding TetR/AcrR family transcriptional regulator, with product MSEVLNDELGTLAHGLKAPQQDRSRATRQRLLEAAVESLAEVGYAATTVSVVATRAGVSRGAAQHHFPTRADLFAAAVEYMTEVRLAEIRAQASALPSGAGRTEAIVGMLADVYTGPLFRAALHLWVAASTEEALRAQIVRLEAHVGRQAHRALLEVLEVSERTPGVRETVQGVLDMARGLGLADLLTDDSARRRGIVHQWSRILDQALRAPGV from the coding sequence GTGAGTGAAGTGTTGAATGATGAGCTCGGCACGCTCGCTCATGGGCTGAAAGCGCCGCAGCAGGACCGTTCGCGGGCGACCCGGCAGCGGCTGCTCGAGGCCGCGGTCGAGTCGCTCGCCGAGGTCGGGTACGCCGCGACCACGGTGAGCGTGGTGGCGACGCGGGCCGGGGTGTCGCGGGGTGCGGCGCAGCATCACTTCCCGACGCGGGCGGATCTGTTCGCGGCGGCGGTCGAGTACATGACCGAAGTACGGCTGGCCGAGATCCGGGCGCAGGCGTCCGCGCTGCCGAGTGGCGCCGGGCGGACCGAGGCGATCGTAGGGATGCTGGCGGACGTGTACACCGGGCCGCTGTTCCGGGCCGCGCTGCATCTGTGGGTGGCGGCGTCGACCGAGGAGGCGCTGCGGGCGCAGATCGTCCGGCTGGAGGCGCATGTGGGTCGGCAGGCGCATCGCGCGTTGCTGGAAGTGCTGGAGGTCAGTGAGCGGACGCCCGGGGTTCGGGAGACGGTGCAGGGGGTCCTGGACATGGCACGCGGTCTCGGCCTGGCCGATCTGCTGACGGACGACAGCGCCCGCCGCCGCGGCATCGTCCACCAATGGAGCCGAATCCTCGATCAGGCCCTGCGCGCTCCGGGTGTGTGA
- a CDS encoding AMP-binding protein, which translates to MIITSQFPPVAVLDVPIHDAVLGRAQEYGDRPAMVDGVTGKTLSYAQLDHLTRRVAAGLAELGIRHGDVIALYSPNSILYPVVFYGATRAGATVTTVNALYTASELHKQLIDSKAKLLVTISLFLPVATAAVEGTGVEQIFVCDQAEGYRSVQELFASTGPEPVVEIDPAVDVAVLPYSSGTTGAAKGVMLTHRNIATNISQAEVMITLGDEERIIAILPFFHIYGLSVLMNLPLRLGATVVVLPKFELQQFLTTLDEQRITRAFVAPPVVLALAKHPAVDGVDLSALRYVTSAAAPLDGELAAACAKRLGLHAVLQAYGMTELSPGTHAVPQDDPEPPPGAVGKLFPSTEMRLVGADGNDTDEGEIWIRGPQVMKGYLGRPADTDATVDADGWLHTGDIGRVDDRGYLYVVDRVKELIKYHGYQVPPAELEAVLLTDDRIADAAVIGVDADGTEVPKAFVVPMPGVSLSADDVMEYVAARVAPYKKVRLVEFIDAVPKAASGKILRRELRARE; encoded by the coding sequence ATGATCATCACCAGCCAGTTCCCGCCTGTCGCGGTGCTCGACGTACCGATCCACGACGCCGTCCTCGGCAGAGCCCAGGAGTACGGCGACCGGCCGGCGATGGTCGACGGGGTCACCGGCAAGACGCTCAGCTACGCCCAGCTGGACCATCTGACCCGCCGGGTCGCGGCCGGTCTTGCCGAGCTCGGCATCCGGCACGGGGACGTGATCGCGCTCTACAGCCCGAACTCGATCCTCTATCCGGTGGTGTTCTACGGCGCCACCCGCGCGGGCGCGACCGTGACGACCGTGAACGCGCTCTACACGGCGAGCGAGCTGCACAAGCAGTTGATCGACTCGAAGGCGAAGTTGCTGGTGACGATTTCGCTGTTCCTGCCGGTCGCGACCGCGGCGGTCGAAGGTACCGGCGTCGAGCAGATCTTCGTCTGCGACCAGGCCGAGGGGTACCGCTCGGTGCAGGAGCTGTTCGCGTCGACGGGTCCGGAGCCGGTGGTGGAGATCGACCCGGCGGTGGACGTCGCCGTACTGCCGTACTCGAGCGGCACGACCGGTGCGGCCAAGGGCGTGATGCTGACGCACCGGAACATCGCGACGAACATCTCGCAGGCCGAGGTGATGATCACGCTCGGGGACGAGGAACGGATCATCGCGATCCTGCCGTTCTTCCACATCTACGGGCTGTCGGTGTTGATGAACCTGCCGCTGCGGCTCGGCGCGACGGTCGTCGTACTGCCGAAGTTCGAGCTGCAGCAGTTCCTGACCACGCTGGACGAGCAGCGGATCACGCGGGCGTTCGTGGCGCCGCCGGTCGTGCTGGCGCTGGCGAAGCACCCGGCGGTGGACGGGGTCGACCTGTCGGCGCTTCGTTATGTCACCTCGGCGGCGGCTCCGCTCGACGGCGAGCTGGCCGCGGCGTGTGCGAAGCGGCTCGGGTTGCACGCGGTGCTGCAGGCGTACGGGATGACCGAGCTGTCGCCCGGGACCCACGCCGTACCGCAGGACGACCCGGAGCCGCCGCCGGGTGCGGTCGGGAAGCTCTTTCCGTCCACCGAGATGCGGCTGGTCGGTGCCGACGGCAACGATACGGACGAGGGCGAGATCTGGATCCGCGGCCCGCAGGTGATGAAGGGGTACCTCGGGCGGCCGGCCGATACGGACGCCACCGTCGACGCGGACGGCTGGCTGCACACCGGCGACATCGGACGGGTCGACGACCGGGGCTACCTGTACGTCGTGGATCGGGTGAAGGAACTGATCAAGTACCACGGGTACCAGGTGCCGCCCGCGGAGCTTGAGGCCGTACTGCTCACCGACGACCGGATCGCGGACGCGGCGGTGATCGGCGTCGACGCAGACGGGACCGAAGTACCGAAGGCGTTCGTGGTGCCGATGCCGGGGGTCTCGCTGTCCGCGGACGACGTGATGGAGTACGTCGCTGCGCGGGTGGCGCCGTACAAGAAGGTCCGGCTGGTGGAGTTTATCGACGCGGTACCCAAGGCGGCGTCCGGGAAGATCCTCCGCCGGGAGCTGCGGGCCCGTGAGTGA